The following are from one region of the Littorina saxatilis isolate snail1 linkage group LG2, US_GU_Lsax_2.0, whole genome shotgun sequence genome:
- the LOC138957504 gene encoding KRAB-A domain-containing protein 2-like translates to MDVEDRFRKCLFERYAKNKNYLLPKDCYFTMINDLKTAQVSSTTKTSRQYKLMKRYEVLQCGPNDKLIRKRSSPDEAPIFFVTLEDTYDTIKTAHIATGHGGRDRMLKELEKKFANIQRDSVELFKSYCLVCQEKQKRQKTKGVVVRPILTEEFNSRSQVDLVDYQSMEDGGYKWIMVYQDHLTKFVVLRPLTSKRACQVALQLVDIFTLFGAPVILQSDNGSEFTAVVIRELRDLWPELKLVHGKPRHPQSQGSVERANGDIKDMLTAWMSDHQTTRWSLGLKFVQFMKNRAYHSGLKRSPYRAMFGVEPRVGLSSTWLPEALIDEMQTEEDLRERVGWSSNADNASNPESAGSDLDINITSVSVQVHEESTSAGATLQELSNGDAAVIDRAFEIVQDELTMTNVTAILQEELSNGGEGVVETVQCEPSMTDATATAILHELSNGGEGVVETVQGEPSMTDATATAILQELSNGGEGVLHTENNELRLLNKRQLSINRQREASRECQKGQAERMIKRSRIELCPGQPGDNVAVPVPLVDRGRGDPRNILGIILHKTENDLYKIATRSGVLKGSFTRNEFELCAQKLLTEQDVKCDKQVSVREAVVQNSLSGGQGFTKCNCSGGKKCQTNRCKCFKRKVLCNSRCHQSLTCKNK, encoded by the coding sequence GTATGAGGTGCTGCAGTGCGGTCCAAATGACAAGCTGATCCGAAAAAGATCCTCACCTGATGAAGCCCCGATCTTCTTTGTCACCCTTGAAGATACCTACGACACCATCAAGACTGCACACATCGCCACCGGTCACGGAGGGCGCGATAGGATGCTGAAGGAACTGGAAAAGaaatttgccaatatccaaagaGACAGTGTAGAACTGTTTAAGTCTTATTGCCTCGTGTGCCAGGAGAAACAAAAGCGACAGAAAACCAAAGGTGTCGTCGTGCGACCTATTCTCACAGAGGAATTCAATTCCAGAAGCCAAGTGGACCTTGTGGACTACCAGTCGATGGAGGATGGCGGCTACAAATGGATTATGGTCTATCAAGATCACCTCACCAAATTTGTAGTCTTGCGACCGCTGACATCAAAAAGGGCGTGCCAAGTAGCCCTTCAGCTCGTGGACATTTTTACTCTTTTCGGGGCTCCAGTGATCCTTCAATCGGACAATGGAAGCGAGTTCACTGCAGTTGTCATCAGAGAACTACGAGATCTGTGGCCAGAATTAAAACTCGTTCATGGAAAACCTCGTCATCCTCAGTCACAAGGCTCTGTAGAGAGGGCCAACGGTGACATCAAGGACATGCTGACTGCTTGGATGTCGGATCACCAAACAACGCGTTGGTCATTGGGTCTAAAGTTCGTGCAGTTCATGAAAAACCGAGCCTACCATTCAGGATTGAAAAGATCCCCGTACAGAGCCATGTTTGGCGTCGAGCCCAGAGTTGGGCTGTCTTCCACGTGGCTGCCAGAGGCCCTGATTGATGAAATGCAAACAGAAGAGGACCTTCGAGAAAGAGTAGGCTGGTCAAGTAATGCTGATAACGCAAGCAATCCGGAGTCAGCAGGTTCAGATTTGGACATCAATATAACAAGTGTCTCTGTGCAGGTCCATGAAGAATCAACCAGTGCTGGTGCCACTCTACAGGAACTTTCAAATGGTGATGCAGCAGTCATCGACAGAGCATTCGAAATAGTCCAAGATGAACTGACAATGACTAATGTCACTGCCATTCTACAGGAAGAACTATCAAATGGTGGTGAAGGAGTCGTCGAAACAGTCCAATGTGAACCGTCAATGACTGatgccactgccactgccattCTACATGAACTATCAAATGGTGGGGAAGGAGTCGTCGAAACAGTCCAAGGTGAACCGTCAATGACTGatgccactgccactgccattCTACAGGAACTATCAAATGGTGGCGAAGGAGTCCTGCATACTGAAAATAATGAACTTCGCTTGCTCAACAAACGGCAACTAAGTATCAATCGTCAACGGGAGGCCAGCCGAGAATGCCAGAAGGGGCAGGCAGAGCGAATGATAAAGCGTAGCAGAATAGAGCTATGCCCGGGACAACCTGGAGACAACGTGGCAGTGCCCGTTCCCCTGGTCGACAGGGGTCGAGGAGATCCcagaaacattctgggaatTATTCTGCACAAGACTGAAAACGACCTGTATAAAATTGCAACAAGAAGCGGGGTACTGAAAGGATCTTTCACTAGAAATGAATTTGAACTCTGCGCACAGAAACTCTTGACAGAGCAAGATGTAAAATGTGACAAACAGGTCAGTGTCCGCGAGGCAGTTGTTCAAAATTCCTTGAGTGGAGGACAGGGCTTTACCAAATGCAACTGCTCTGGGGGGAAAAAGTGTCAAACAAATAGGTGTAAATGCTTCAAACGTAAAGTACTCTGCAACAGTCGTTGCCACCAAAGCCTgacatgcaaaaacaaatga